A genomic region of Leptolyngbya sp. NIES-2104 contains the following coding sequences:
- the hemW gene encoding radical SAM family heme chaperone HemW: protein MEFNIPSSAYVHIPFCRRRCFYCDFPISVVGDQRNGNNSGTIIQYVEKLCEEIEQTNRFGEPLRTVFFGGGTPSLLSVSQFQQILETLDRQFEILPSAEISMEIDPGTFDLSQIKGFKSAGANRISLGVQAFQSEILKACGRTHTVEEIYSSIDLLHQAGIENFSLDLISGLPHQTIEIWQQSLEKAIALSPTHLSIYDLTIEPQTPFGKQLKPGEKPLPSDELTADLYRIAQRTLTGAGYEHYEISNYAKSGYQCQHNRVYWENQSFYGFGMGATSYLNGDRVSRPRKLREYYDWIKEPHSTNEVEPIEYLLDSLMTGLRLKEGISLEQLVERFGENAIAQILDCLKPYERASWVVITPERIQLTDPEGFLFSNVILTKLFAKFEA, encoded by the coding sequence ATGGAATTTAATATTCCAAGTTCCGCGTATGTGCACATTCCCTTCTGCCGCCGCCGCTGTTTTTACTGCGATTTTCCAATTTCTGTGGTCGGCGATCAACGCAACGGCAATAATTCTGGAACGATTATTCAGTATGTTGAAAAGCTCTGTGAAGAGATTGAGCAAACCAATCGCTTTGGTGAGCCATTAAGAACTGTATTTTTTGGTGGAGGAACGCCTTCGCTTTTATCAGTTTCACAATTTCAACAGATTTTAGAAACGCTCGATCGACAATTTGAAATTCTTCCAAGCGCAGAAATCTCAATGGAAATCGATCCCGGCACGTTTGACTTATCGCAAATCAAAGGATTCAAATCAGCGGGAGCCAATCGAATTAGTTTGGGTGTACAAGCCTTTCAGTCTGAAATTCTCAAAGCGTGTGGTAGAACTCATACCGTTGAAGAGATTTACAGTTCGATCGACTTACTTCACCAAGCAGGCATCGAGAATTTTAGCTTGGATCTCATCTCAGGGTTACCACATCAAACGATCGAGATTTGGCAACAGTCACTTGAAAAAGCGATCGCGCTTTCTCCGACACATTTATCGATTTATGATTTAACGATCGAGCCACAAACACCCTTCGGTAAGCAGTTAAAACCCGGTGAGAAACCTTTACCTTCAGATGAATTAACGGCTGATCTTTATCGAATCGCTCAGCGGACTTTGACCGGTGCTGGTTATGAGCATTACGAGATTTCAAACTATGCGAAATCAGGCTATCAATGTCAGCATAATCGAGTGTATTGGGAGAATCAATCGTTCTACGGTTTTGGGATGGGAGCAACGAGTTATTTGAATGGCGATCGCGTTTCTCGACCTCGAAAACTTCGAGAGTATTACGATTGGATTAAAGAGCCACATTCAACGAATGAAGTAGAACCAATCGAGTACTTATTAGATAGTTTGATGACTGGGTTGCGATTGAAAGAAGGGATTAGCTTAGAGCAATTAGTAGAGCGATTTGGGGAAAATGCGATCGCTCAAATTCTCGACTGCTTAAAACCCTACGAGAGAGCCTCCTGGGTTGTAATTACACCCGAAAGAATTCAACTAACTGATCCAGAAGGTTTTCTATTTTCAAATGTTATTTTGACAAAACTGTTTGCTAAATTTGAAGCATAG
- a CDS encoding phosphatase PAP2 family protein, with protein sequence MLIEIIRRSSRRILTFWRRKVGNRVAPLLTAIRLTGLVAAAIALWGFAELAETVMRDQTQAFDTSVLLAIQKLQAPWLTPIIVFITCIGDPTILLIVGTLMSAVLLMRHQKSEAMTIALGGFGALGLNLLLKRLFERSRPELWSRTVEVKFYSFPSGHAMLSIVMYGLLGYLLATRYPKYRNLIILSMLILIALIGFSRMYLGVHWFTDIIAGYAAGFVWLMTCVLSLEIWRHRKDLSKPKF encoded by the coding sequence ATGTTGATCGAGATCATTCGACGATCGAGCCGAAGAATCTTAACATTTTGGCGGCGAAAAGTTGGGAATCGAGTTGCACCGTTATTGACTGCGATTCGATTAACAGGATTAGTAGCGGCTGCGATCGCGCTTTGGGGATTTGCAGAACTCGCAGAAACCGTAATGCGCGATCAGACTCAAGCTTTTGATACGAGCGTTTTACTTGCAATTCAGAAACTTCAAGCTCCCTGGCTGACTCCAATCATTGTGTTCATTACCTGCATTGGCGATCCGACAATTTTACTCATCGTGGGGACGCTGATGAGTGCAGTTTTACTGATGCGACATCAGAAATCTGAAGCGATGACGATCGCATTAGGAGGCTTCGGAGCGTTAGGACTGAATCTTTTACTGAAACGACTGTTTGAGCGATCGCGTCCTGAATTGTGGTCGAGAACGGTTGAGGTGAAGTTTTACAGTTTTCCGAGTGGGCACGCGATGTTATCGATCGTGATGTACGGATTATTAGGGTATTTATTAGCCACTCGCTATCCGAAATACCGCAATCTCATCATTTTATCGATGTTGATTTTGATTGCGCTAATCGGGTTTAGTCGAATGTATTTGGGTGTGCATTGGTTCACAGATATTATTGCAGGATATGCGGCGGGGTTTGTCTGGTTAATGACTTGTGTTTTGAGTTTAGAAATCTGGCGACATCGAAAAGATTTATCGAAGCCAAAATTCTAA
- a CDS encoding universal stress protein: protein MFQRILVALDRAETNQSVFEKAIELAKTNQAKVMLLHAISPIDEGISTPMYPMVDSLYPIQHEAFMRSSAQLFSQAETAGLDMLRAKDARALTSGVCCEFTQHVGDPGDIICTIAKTWNADLVVMGRRGRSGLSEFLLGSVSNYVMHHAPCSVLIVQEALVGATI, encoded by the coding sequence ATGTTTCAAAGAATTTTAGTCGCTCTCGATCGCGCTGAAACCAATCAAAGCGTCTTTGAAAAAGCGATCGAGCTTGCTAAAACGAACCAGGCAAAGGTGATGTTGCTTCACGCAATTAGCCCGATCGATGAAGGCATTTCTACGCCGATGTATCCGATGGTCGATAGCCTGTATCCAATCCAGCACGAAGCTTTTATGCGATCGTCGGCTCAGTTGTTCTCTCAGGCAGAAACCGCAGGCTTAGACATGCTAAGGGCGAAAGATGCGAGAGCGCTTACATCTGGGGTTTGCTGCGAATTTACTCAGCACGTCGGCGATCCAGGAGACATTATTTGTACGATTGCGAAAACCTGGAATGCTGATTTGGTGGTCATGGGACGCAGGGGGCGATCGGGACTGAGCGAATTTCTCTTAGGAAGTGTGAGCAATTATGTGATGCACCATGCGCCTTGTTCAGTGCTGATTGTTCAAGAAGCATTAGTGGGGGCGACCATTTGA
- a CDS encoding tetratricopeptide repeat protein has translation MLPSDETRYRNVGRSLALLGRYGQHYAKFEQILAIDPDHPNGLLCRGYALEKLGRYEDAIATFERVISLRPKMSLAWQGRGIALGRLGQYDEALTSFNQALKLEPEDYRCWQNHGKTLLNLYRYRDAIASFDRVLELKPENYKAWYNRAIALSSLKDNRTALMNLNIALKIQPTSDYIWNYRGQVLGKLHQMSEAIASFENAIRINARSASAWYGKACCYAIERNAENAIDSLERAIALSPSIYYNLASIDSNFSFLKMNERFQALTQMVAPTNAS, from the coding sequence ATGCTTCCCTCTGATGAAACTCGGTATCGAAATGTCGGTCGATCGCTTGCTTTGCTGGGTCGCTATGGGCAACACTATGCTAAATTCGAGCAGATTCTAGCGATCGATCCGGATCATCCAAATGGGTTGCTTTGTCGTGGGTACGCGCTAGAAAAATTAGGACGATATGAAGACGCGATCGCGACATTTGAACGAGTGATTTCGCTGCGTCCAAAAATGAGTTTAGCTTGGCAAGGTCGCGGAATTGCTCTAGGTCGATTGGGACAGTACGATGAAGCGCTTACCAGTTTTAATCAAGCTTTGAAACTGGAGCCAGAAGATTACCGCTGTTGGCAAAATCACGGCAAAACCTTGCTGAATTTGTATCGCTATCGAGACGCGATCGCAAGTTTTGATCGAGTGCTAGAACTCAAACCAGAAAACTACAAAGCCTGGTACAACCGAGCGATCGCGCTTTCATCGCTCAAAGATAATCGAACTGCATTAATGAATCTCAATATCGCACTCAAAATTCAGCCAACTTCTGACTATATTTGGAACTACCGAGGACAAGTTTTAGGCAAATTACATCAAATGTCTGAAGCGATCGCATCGTTTGAAAATGCTATCAGAATTAATGCTCGAAGTGCGAGTGCTTGGTATGGGAAAGCGTGTTGTTATGCAATCGAGAGAAATGCAGAGAACGCGATCGACAGTTTAGAACGTGCGATCGCGCTTTCTCCATCGATTTACTACAATCTAGCCAGTATCGACTCGAATTTCAGCTTTCTAAAAATGAACGAGCGGTTTCAAGCTCTAACTCAAATGGTCGCCCCCACTAATGCTTCTTGA
- a CDS encoding tetratricopeptide repeat protein, whose product MSHAQDIEVTLFFQKGLYLNKTKAYEAAIASYEAALNLKPDYPDAWYNRGNSLYHLGRYEHAIESYAQAIEYQPGFPEAWNNRGNALDELGRYEEAVKCYDHAIRYRADYHWAWYNRGISLRNLERYEDAVNSYDRAIEFKPDYYWAWYSRGLALRKLGQLARVVASYDRALELKPDFEESWTNRGNALYHMGNIDEAIESYDRALALRPDAATIWYNKACCYAVQGKADLAYEHLQRAIELSPEEYREIAQSNSDFAALRRDNRFMSLLSVRPPRET is encoded by the coding sequence ATGAGCCACGCTCAAGACATTGAAGTAACGCTTTTCTTCCAGAAAGGCTTATATCTCAATAAGACGAAAGCCTACGAAGCAGCGATCGCTAGCTACGAAGCTGCACTCAATCTCAAACCAGACTATCCCGATGCTTGGTATAACCGAGGCAACTCGCTCTACCACTTGGGACGATACGAACACGCGATCGAAAGTTACGCTCAAGCCATTGAATACCAACCCGGCTTCCCCGAAGCCTGGAACAATCGCGGCAATGCGCTCGATGAACTCGGACGCTACGAAGAAGCGGTCAAATGCTATGACCACGCCATTCGATATCGTGCTGACTATCATTGGGCTTGGTACAATCGTGGCATTTCGCTTCGGAACTTAGAACGTTACGAAGATGCTGTGAACAGTTACGATCGCGCAATCGAATTTAAACCCGACTACTACTGGGCTTGGTACAGTCGCGGGTTAGCACTGCGAAAATTAGGACAGCTAGCACGAGTTGTCGCGAGTTACGATCGCGCTCTCGAACTCAAACCTGATTTTGAAGAGTCCTGGACAAATCGCGGCAATGCGCTTTATCACATGGGCAACATCGACGAAGCGATCGAAAGCTACGATCGAGCCTTAGCACTCCGACCGGATGCAGCAACGATTTGGTACAACAAAGCTTGCTGTTACGCGGTTCAAGGCAAAGCTGATCTTGCTTACGAACATTTGCAGCGAGCGATCGAGTTGAGTCCCGAAGAGTATCGCGAAATCGCTCAAAGCAATTCTGATTTTGCTGCACTCCGACGAGACAATCGGTTTATGTCCCTTCTGAGTGTTCGCCCACCTCGCGAAACGTAA
- a CDS encoding DUF2993 domain-containing protein, protein MIHDSEEEIGDRTLENSAEFCLCLWSQSESLSNCRDTFYKAVLQYSGAMIFERMSEPNPPEENIFSEFAKVVLGTQFDEFRKLAVSARTNFVKLVQGEVDDISFQGRNIVKDDLQIQEVEIQTDQISVDPLSILLGKIQLNEPIDSHIRLVLSENNLNQNMNSDYVHGFLKPIDLNVEGEINSLELQPPFSIKLLDNNKIRFTGNAKIQSAKDTQKLAFTSVVSPKTETQPVRMETFCCTPNNGQSIPFMIALLQWMNNIVSKPYLEIEGVAFQVKTFLIQNKELTTEIEIHAAQIPNL, encoded by the coding sequence ATGATTCATGACAGTGAGGAAGAGATTGGCGATCGTACCCTAGAAAACTCTGCTGAATTTTGCCTCTGTCTTTGGTCGCAGAGTGAAAGCCTCTCAAATTGTAGAGATACTTTCTATAAGGCTGTTCTACAGTATTCAGGAGCAATGATTTTTGAGCGTATGTCTGAGCCAAATCCGCCTGAAGAGAATATCTTTTCTGAGTTTGCCAAGGTTGTTTTGGGAACTCAGTTTGACGAGTTTAGGAAGCTTGCGGTGTCTGCTAGGACAAATTTTGTAAAACTCGTTCAAGGCGAAGTAGACGATATCTCGTTTCAGGGTCGCAACATCGTCAAAGATGATCTTCAGATTCAAGAGGTCGAAATTCAGACCGATCAAATCTCCGTTGATCCACTGAGCATCCTGCTTGGAAAAATTCAGTTAAATGAACCGATCGATAGTCACATCCGCCTGGTTCTCTCTGAGAACAATTTGAATCAAAATATGAATTCAGATTATGTTCATGGGTTTCTCAAGCCGATTGATCTCAATGTAGAAGGCGAGATTAACTCCTTAGAATTACAGCCTCCATTTAGTATCAAATTGCTCGATAATAATAAAATTCGCTTTACAGGAAATGCGAAGATTCAGAGTGCAAAAGATACACAAAAATTGGCATTTACCTCTGTAGTTTCTCCAAAAACAGAGACTCAACCTGTTCGGATGGAAACCTTCTGCTGTACGCCCAACAACGGTCAGTCTATTCCGTTCATGATCGCCTTGCTGCAATGGATGAATAACATTGTGAGCAAGCCTTATCTTGAGATTGAAGGGGTTGCTTTTCAGGTCAAAACCTTTCTGATTCAGAACAAAGAATTGACGACTGAGATCGAAATTCACGCTGCTCAAATTCCTAATTTGTAA
- a CDS encoding acetoacetate decarboxylase family protein codes for MNHPPAPWTLKGHGYLTLHLIDFSEAAKAIPKDLEIVQVLPGKTIGGLFLGKYGAGSTLTYGELIAVPGLVRYGGKIGGWVSHIYVDDASSIAGGREIWGLPKEDAQFFWQPEGGAIVKQGDQILCNFTHAWQFNLLPLSGQFDTYTKLAEELMRFESSAIGNLSVVSSRLEVPRSSPFANIIDSQPWMAVKAESLEITIAAPYSIGAKVPMPV; via the coding sequence ATGAATCATCCACCCGCTCCCTGGACGCTCAAAGGACACGGTTATCTGACATTACATCTCATAGATTTTTCTGAAGCTGCCAAAGCAATCCCCAAGGATCTCGAAATTGTTCAAGTTTTGCCTGGAAAGACGATCGGCGGTTTATTTCTCGGCAAATATGGAGCTGGCTCAACGCTAACCTACGGCGAACTTATTGCTGTTCCGGGTTTAGTTCGATATGGCGGCAAAATCGGAGGTTGGGTGTCTCATATCTATGTGGACGATGCAAGCTCGATCGCTGGAGGTCGAGAAATTTGGGGACTGCCAAAAGAAGATGCCCAATTTTTCTGGCAACCGGAAGGAGGCGCGATCGTTAAACAAGGCGATCAAATTCTCTGCAATTTCACTCACGCTTGGCAGTTTAATCTCTTGCCACTGAGCGGACAGTTTGATACCTACACCAAGCTGGCGGAAGAATTGATGCGGTTTGAAAGTTCAGCGATCGGTAATCTTTCTGTGGTCAGTTCTCGGCTTGAAGTTCCCCGTTCCAGTCCATTTGCAAACATCATTGATTCTCAGCCTTGGATGGCGGTTAAAGCTGAATCGCTGGAGATTACGATCGCGGCTCCATATTCGATCGGCGCGAAAGTTCCGATGCCCGTCTGA
- a CDS encoding DNA polymerase III subunit delta', with protein sequence MSVFSSLIGQPQAVELLDRAIAVDRLAPAYLFVGTAGIGKGLAAECFLEALLSSSRSRILNRNHPDLLWVEPTYLHQGKRLTAIEAEAAGVKRKTPPMIRLEQIREVSQFLSRPPLEAARSAIVIEQAETMPESAANALLKTLEEPGRATIILLATSVESVLPTIVSRCQRIPFARLDVESMAQVLKKVGHPEILSKPQLLSLAQGSPGAAIAHQQTLESIPLEVLESVMQPPKSLRQALTTARTIAKTIDGETQLWLIDYLQQVYWTQSQNARSLRLLEKAKEQLLAYVQSQLVWEVMWMEFCAQPH encoded by the coding sequence ATGTCAGTTTTTAGTTCTCTAATCGGTCAACCTCAAGCTGTTGAACTCCTCGATCGAGCGATCGCAGTCGATCGTCTCGCCCCCGCTTATCTCTTCGTCGGAACTGCGGGAATTGGCAAAGGATTAGCAGCAGAATGTTTTCTCGAAGCGCTGTTATCGTCCTCTCGTTCCCGCATTCTGAATCGCAATCATCCTGACTTGCTTTGGGTCGAACCGACTTATCTTCATCAAGGCAAGCGATTAACCGCGATCGAGGCAGAAGCGGCAGGAGTCAAGCGCAAAACGCCGCCGATGATTCGATTAGAGCAAATTCGAGAAGTTAGTCAATTTCTCAGCCGTCCGCCGTTAGAAGCAGCGCGATCGGCGATCGTCATCGAGCAAGCGGAAACGATGCCTGAATCCGCTGCGAATGCGTTACTCAAGACATTAGAAGAACCTGGACGAGCAACGATTATTCTTTTAGCAACCAGTGTCGAATCGGTTTTACCGACGATCGTGTCTCGGTGTCAGCGAATTCCCTTTGCGCGACTCGATGTAGAGTCAATGGCACAAGTTCTGAAAAAAGTGGGACACCCGGAAATTCTCTCTAAGCCGCAGTTGTTATCTCTCGCTCAGGGAAGTCCCGGAGCCGCGATCGCACATCAGCAAACCCTCGAATCGATCCCGCTCGAAGTTCTAGAATCGGTGATGCAGCCTCCGAAATCATTGAGGCAAGCGCTCACGACTGCAAGAACGATCGCGAAAACGATCGACGGTGAAACGCAGCTTTGGTTAATTGATTATTTGCAGCAAGTGTACTGGACACAGAGCCAGAATGCTCGATCGCTGCGATTGCTCGAAAAAGCGAAAGAGCAACTCTTAGCCTATGTCCAGTCTCAGTTAGTTTGGGAGGTCATGTGGATGGAGTTTTGTGCTCAACCACACTGA
- a CDS encoding squalene/phytoene synthase family protein, with the protein MNTSVAELVGSSLHCAIADDALKDEDNAAWVLELDPEVRQAWIERIHWIRLADRLAESELVNGQPGPFQDFYAAWRWLKSTGTVQPAEAHRSLFESMHGRWFAQSDPACQLSQEAWERYLTALDRYNRKNLVFETIEDYETMLRDLASSFFQVLPFLSTQTWHLVGSLGVVDQFYNTLRDLREDAEQGICYLPNELLDRFGVTRSEILELRAYENPEYRSMMEFWIYEYLPKLYRRAYPFILSPDLHPSWQILRDWSLNRYRRIERVMRHCDYDYVRFPQVYWQQVRRDLVLLLPSRWGTTTTPSAHKTVSFVDQRCKLKRFVAIESQCG; encoded by the coding sequence ATGAATACGTCTGTTGCTGAATTGGTTGGGTCATCCCTTCATTGCGCGATCGCGGATGATGCCCTAAAGGACGAGGATAACGCTGCTTGGGTTCTAGAACTTGATCCCGAAGTTCGACAAGCCTGGATCGAACGCATTCACTGGATTCGCTTAGCAGATCGACTTGCAGAAAGCGAATTGGTGAATGGACAACCTGGACCGTTTCAGGATTTCTACGCTGCGTGGCGGTGGTTAAAATCAACTGGAACAGTTCAACCTGCGGAAGCCCACCGCTCGTTATTTGAATCGATGCACGGTCGCTGGTTTGCACAGTCTGATCCCGCCTGTCAGCTTTCTCAAGAAGCTTGGGAGCGCTATCTGACGGCGCTCGATCGCTACAACCGAAAAAATTTGGTGTTTGAGACGATCGAGGACTATGAAACCATGCTGCGCGATTTAGCTTCGTCGTTTTTCCAGGTTTTGCCATTTTTGTCAACTCAAACTTGGCATTTAGTGGGTAGCCTTGGAGTGGTCGATCAGTTCTACAACACTTTACGAGATTTGCGCGAAGATGCTGAGCAAGGAATTTGTTATTTACCGAATGAGTTGCTTGATCGCTTTGGGGTGACTCGCAGCGAAATTTTAGAACTCAGAGCTTACGAGAATCCGGAATATCGATCGATGATGGAGTTTTGGATTTACGAATATCTGCCAAAGCTGTATCGTCGTGCGTATCCATTCATTCTGTCGCCTGATTTGCATCCGTCCTGGCAGATTTTACGAGATTGGTCACTCAATCGCTACCGCCGCATCGAACGAGTGATGCGGCACTGTGACTATGATTATGTGCGGTTTCCTCAAGTCTACTGGCAGCAAGTCCGACGCGATTTAGTTCTGTTGCTACCCTCACGTTGGGGGACTACAACGACTCCTTCTGCTCACAAAACAGTGTCGTTTGTCGATCAACGCTGCAAACTCAAGCGATTTGTCGCGATCGAGTCTCAGTGTGGTTGA
- the accD gene encoding acetyl-CoA carboxylase, carboxyltransferase subunit beta produces MSLFDWFANRRKSEPQASPAQEREIADGLWKKCETCGVLTYTKDLRANQMVCLECNHHMRVFSPERIRQLIDTETWVAIDEHIHPADPLKFRARKSYSDYLRDTQEKTKLTEAVQTGIGQIDGCQVALGVMDFRFIGGSMGSVVGEKLTRLIERATQQRLPVVIVCASGGARMQEGMLSLMQMAKISGALQRHRESRLLYIPVLTHPTTGGVTASFAMLGDIILAEPKAMIAFAGRRVIEQNLRQKLPDDFQTAEYLLNHGFVDAIVPRTQLKKTLAQLIRLHQPVIPSSHTVQIPGIKTFTSAPD; encoded by the coding sequence ATGTCTTTATTTGATTGGTTTGCGAATCGACGTAAATCTGAGCCTCAAGCCTCTCCTGCCCAAGAGCGCGAGATCGCAGATGGTCTTTGGAAGAAGTGCGAAACGTGCGGAGTGCTGACTTATACCAAAGATCTAAGAGCGAATCAGATGGTTTGCTTAGAGTGTAACCATCACATGCGCGTCTTCAGCCCAGAACGAATTCGGCAACTGATCGATACAGAAACTTGGGTCGCGATCGATGAACATATCCACCCCGCTGATCCGCTAAAATTCCGCGCCCGCAAATCCTACAGTGATTACCTCCGCGATACCCAAGAGAAAACGAAACTCACCGAAGCTGTTCAAACCGGGATTGGTCAAATCGATGGTTGCCAGGTTGCTCTCGGCGTAATGGATTTTCGCTTTATCGGCGGCAGTATGGGATCAGTTGTCGGTGAAAAGCTCACCCGTTTGATTGAACGCGCCACCCAGCAGCGTCTTCCAGTTGTCATCGTCTGCGCTTCTGGAGGCGCGAGAATGCAGGAAGGCATGTTGAGCCTGATGCAAATGGCAAAAATTTCTGGAGCGCTTCAACGCCATCGAGAAAGTCGCTTGCTTTACATTCCAGTTTTGACGCATCCGACTACGGGAGGCGTAACCGCGAGTTTTGCCATGCTCGGAGACATTATCTTAGCGGAACCGAAAGCGATGATTGCATTCGCTGGACGAAGAGTGATCGAACAAAACTTGCGCCAGAAGCTTCCAGATGATTTTCAAACGGCGGAATATTTGCTGAATCATGGATTTGTGGATGCGATCGTGCCTCGTACCCAACTGAAAAAGACTCTAGCCCAATTAATCCGCCTGCATCAGCCCGTGATTCCGTCCTCGCACACGGTGCAAATTCCGGGCATCAAAACATTTACTTCCGCCCCCGATTAG
- the psbV gene encoding photosystem II cytochrome c-550, whose amino-acid sequence MLKRFLWLAVATVFFAFQVFAPSANAAELDAATRTVVKDANGGTTTLSLKQVKEGKRLFQYACAQCHAGGVTKTDPNVGLDPEALSLATPKRDNIDSLVDYMKDPTSYDGTTSIAEVHPSLKSKDTFPEMRNLTDQDLVAIAGHILLQPKVVGDKWGGGKIYY is encoded by the coding sequence ATGCTTAAAAGATTTCTTTGGCTTGCTGTTGCCACCGTCTTTTTTGCGTTTCAAGTGTTTGCACCGTCCGCGAACGCGGCAGAACTTGATGCTGCAACCCGTACGGTTGTAAAAGATGCCAACGGGGGAACGACCACTCTCTCGCTAAAGCAAGTAAAAGAAGGCAAACGCCTGTTTCAATACGCTTGTGCCCAATGTCATGCAGGTGGTGTCACCAAAACCGACCCGAACGTTGGGCTTGATCCTGAAGCGCTGTCGTTGGCAACTCCGAAGCGCGACAATATCGATTCGCTGGTCGATTACATGAAAGATCCGACCAGCTACGACGGAACGACCTCGATCGCGGAAGTGCATCCGAGCTTAAAGAGCAAAGATACCTTCCCCGAAATGCGAAACCTGACTGATCAAGACTTAGTTGCGATCGCAGGTCACATTCTCCTCCAGCCCAAAGTCGTTGGCGACAAATGGGGCGGCGGCAAAATCTACTACTAA
- the psbV2 gene encoding photosystem II cytochrome PsbV2, producing the protein MLVQAIRSILIFCIASIVWGAVSLPAYARVDPYIRQYLQVSDPVPVVMNEQGETRLFSYENMLEGKKLFELHCASCHVGGATLANPPVSLSLEALKQATPPRNTVEQLAAFIRHPMSYDGSEESLLCREVPESWLAQSEVENLSGFILRAAEKAKGWGSTKL; encoded by the coding sequence ATGTTGGTACAAGCTATTCGATCAATTTTGATCTTCTGTATTGCCTCTATCGTCTGGGGAGCAGTCAGCCTTCCTGCTTATGCAAGAGTTGACCCGTACATTAGACAGTATTTACAAGTTTCTGACCCCGTTCCAGTCGTAATGAACGAGCAGGGTGAAACGCGATTGTTCTCATACGAGAATATGCTTGAAGGGAAAAAATTATTTGAATTACACTGTGCGTCCTGTCATGTGGGCGGTGCAACGCTCGCGAATCCGCCCGTTTCGCTTTCGTTAGAGGCGCTAAAACAAGCCACTCCCCCACGAAATACTGTTGAGCAATTAGCGGCATTCATCCGGCATCCGATGAGCTACGACGGCAGCGAGGAGTCGTTACTCTGTCGAGAAGTCCCCGAATCCTGGTTAGCGCAATCTGAAGTCGAGAATTTGTCCGGGTTTATTTTACGTGCGGCTGAGAAAGCGAAAGGGTGGGGAAGTACGAAGTTGTAG
- the petE gene encoding plastocyanin, producing the protein MMGSLFLAAAPASADTVNVKMGGAKGLVFEPAVVTVKPGDTIHFDVGQLPPHNVIFDAAKVPGKNADLAASLSHKALEGAKKSFDVAIPADAPAGEYTYYCLPHRGAGMVGKVVVAG; encoded by the coding sequence ATGATGGGAAGCTTATTCCTCGCTGCTGCGCCCGCTTCGGCAGATACCGTCAACGTGAAGATGGGAGGCGCTAAGGGTTTGGTGTTTGAACCCGCAGTCGTGACCGTCAAGCCTGGAGACACGATCCATTTTGATGTCGGTCAATTACCCCCTCACAACGTGATCTTTGATGCCGCAAAGGTTCCGGGCAAAAATGCTGACTTGGCAGCTAGCCTGTCCCACAAAGCTTTGGAAGGCGCGAAGAAGTCTTTTGATGTCGCAATTCCCGCAGATGCTCCTGCTGGTGAATATACTTACTACTGCTTGCCTCACCGGGGCGCTGGCATGGTCGGTAAAGTTGTCGTTGCAGGTTAA
- the petJ gene encoding cytochrome c6 PetJ has protein sequence MNLNWQQSLSRIAIALVGCAIAIFVSILPAHADAPNGEQLFSANCSACHIGGNNVIISHKTLRKEALEKYEMNSIEAIRHQVIHGKNAMPAFGERLSEEEIEAIASYVLGQAETGWSTARVEPTTDKSDQLATS, from the coding sequence ATGAATTTGAATTGGCAACAATCTTTATCTCGAATTGCGATCGCGCTCGTTGGATGTGCGATCGCAATTTTTGTGTCAATTCTTCCCGCTCATGCGGACGCTCCCAATGGCGAACAGTTGTTTAGCGCAAATTGCTCTGCCTGCCATATCGGCGGAAATAATGTGATTATTTCTCACAAAACCTTGAGAAAAGAAGCGCTAGAAAAATATGAAATGAACTCGATCGAAGCGATTCGCCACCAAGTGATTCATGGAAAGAATGCGATGCCTGCGTTTGGTGAGCGATTGAGCGAGGAAGAAATTGAAGCGATCGCGAGTTATGTCTTAGGACAAGCGGAAACAGGATGGTCAACAGCGCGAGTTGAACCAACTACCGATAAAAGTGATCAACTCGCCACCTCTTGA